CATCTTCATCGACGGGGCCCTGTCGACGGAGACGGCGTACCGGCTGCTCAAGATCCCGTCGCTCTCGCAGTACGGACTGCCGTGACCGGGCCCGCCCGCCGGCCCGGCCCACGGGTGCGCGTGCGACGCCACCCTACCGCCCGAATCCGTACTTCACGCCGAGGATGAAGCTGCGCCCGTACGTTTCGCGCTGGACGCTGTAGGTCGCGCCCGGCGCGCCCTGGTAGAAGCCGAAGATCTCGTTATTGAGGTTGAGCCCCTGCAGTTGGACCGCGACGAGCGGCGTCACGTTCGCGATGATCGACGCGTCGACCTGCCCGTGCGGGTAGAAGTACGTGTCGCCGCCCGCCGTGCGCGTGCCGTCGCCGTAGCTGTAGATGCTGGCGCCCTGGTACTGCCACGACCCGCGCGCCGACACCGGGCCGAGGTCGTACGTGAGAGCGAGGTTGGCGACGTTCGGCGACTGGCGCGCGAGCTGCGCGCGGCGCGCCACACTCCCGTCGCTGTTGAGCAGGGCGACCTTCGACTCGACGTGCGTCCAGTTCACGTCGACGCCGACGCCCGCGAGCGCGCCGGGCAGGAACGCGAGGCGTTGCGTGTACTGCACCTCGGCGCCCGCGAGGTGGCCCGCGCCGCCGTTGGCCGGCCGGCGGCCGTAGTAGCCCTGGAAGTCGGTGACGGGTCCGCCGTAGATGAAGTTCTGGAGATAGATGAAGTCGGTGATCCGCTTGTAGAAGATTCCGCCCGACAGGACGCCGGCGCCGGGCAGGTAGCGTTCGCCGAGCAGGTCGTAGTTCCAGGCGTGCTGCGGCTTCAGGTCGGGGTTGCCGGCGGAGAGGTTGTTGTAGTTGGTCGCGCAGCTCGTGCAGACGTCGCCCTGCAGGTGCGGCGCGAGGTCGTAGTAGTTGGGGCGCGCGATCGCGCGCGTGACCGCGAGGCGGAGGTTGCTCTGCGCGTCGAGCGCGTAGCGGAGCTGCGCGCTCGGGAAGAGGTCCACGTAGTTCTGCGAGCCCGGCGTGTTGGTGATCACGTACGCGCCCCCCTTCGGGCGGGTCGCGACGTTGCCGTCGTAGCTCGAATGCGTCGCCTCGAGGCGGAGACCGAGGTTGACGCGGAGCGGCCCGAAGTCGGTGGTGTTCATCCCGTAGCCGCTGTAGATCGTCTCGCCGCCGTTGAAGCTGCCGACCGCGTTGCGCGCCGCGTTCGTAGTGTTGGTGAACAACCCCGCGTTCGCGTCCTCGTAGCGCGCGACCGCGCCGACCGCGGGCACGGGGCCGAGCGTGAAGCCGGGCGCGACGGCGCCGTAGTAGTCGGGGTCGGTGAAGCTGCTCTGGACCTGCGCGAGCGTGAGGCCGCCGGCGGCCGGGGCGTTGTAGCTGAACCGCTGGCCCGTGTTTACGTAGTCCTTGTGCTCGTCGCGCAGCTTGACGCCGAACTTGAACGTGCTGGGGTGCGCGTCGGCGCCGCCGAAGCCGTAGTGAAGCAGCGCGTTGACCTGCCCGCCGTCGTCGCGCCCCGTCGCGAGGCCGCTGTTGATCGAGTAGCCGGACAGCGCGTAGTTGGCCGGATCGAGCGACGCGACCGAGTCCGCCGCGTTGGTGAACCGGTAGCGCGGAGTGTTGATGTTCGACGCGTCGTAGACGAGCGGGACGCCGCTCCCGTCCGCGCCGGCGTAGGTGAAGTCGTTGAAGCGGTAGTTCGTTACCGACTGCCGCGTGCCGCTGAAATTCCCCGCGTAGTCGATCTCGAGGCGCCCGGCCGGGATCCGCCCGCCGGCGGTAAACCCGAACAGGCGTTCGATCGGCGTCCGGTTCGATACCTCGCGCGTGAGCGTCGTGCCCGTGCCGATCCCGTCGGTCGTCGTCCCCGACGTCGGCGGGTTGCCGTCGGTCGCGAGGTCGTAGCGGTAGCGCGTGCCGAAGTTGCGGAAGTCGCTGTACAGCCCGCGCAGGTAGACGGAGCTGCCGCCCGCGAAGCGGTAGTCGACGGCGCCGCCCCCGCCGGCGCGCGTTCGACCGTAGACGTAGTCGCGCTGGTCCCATTCGACCGGGAACGAGCGCCCGCCGTCGTTGACGCCCCAGCCGCCCTCGAGGTCCTGGATCGAGCGGTTGTTGCGGTCGTAGGAGGCGCCGACCAGCACGCCCAACCGTTCCGCGTCGCCGAACCGGCCGCCGTATGTGAAGCTGGTCTGGCCCTGCTTCGCCGAGAGCTGGGTCTGCTGCCCGCCCTGGAGCGCGACGTAGCCGCGGGGCCGCCCCTCCGGCGTCTTCGTGACGAGGTTGACCGAGCCGCCGATCGCGTCCGCGTCCATGTCGGCCGTGAGCGTCTTCGAGATCTCGATCGCGCCTAACAAATCGCTCGGGACCGCGTCGAGCTTCGGGATGCGGTTGCCGGCCTCGGTGCCGGGGACGTGCGCGCCGTCGATCGTGACGTTGGACAGGCGCGGCTCCGTGCCGCGCACCTGCACGAACTTCCCCTCCCCCTCGTCGCGCTCGGTCGAGACGCCGGGCATGCGCGCGGCCGCCTCGGCCGCGTTCGCGTTGGGCAGGGCGCGGATGTCGTCGCCGGAGAGCGTGCTGACGATGTTGGCGGCCGTGTCGCGCCGCACGAGCGCCGCCTCGCGCGTCTCGCTCAGCCGCGGCGACGCGCGCACCACGACGGCGGCGAGGGTCGAGGCGGACGCCCGGAGCCGCAGGTCGCGCGCGGACGTCGCGCCGGCGGCGACGACGACGGTTGCGGAGTCGGACGCGTACCCGACGCGTCGTGCGACAAGCACGTAGTCGCCGGCCGGCACCGCCGCGATGCGGAACCGCCCCGTCGCGTCGCTGGTCGTGCCGAGTCGGGTGCCGCGGACGAACACGACCGCGTTGGGGAGGGCGACGCCGGCGGTGTCGACGACACGGCCGGTCACGGCGCCGGGAGCGGGCGCCTGCGCGACGAGGACCGGCGGAACGCAGAACAGCGCGGCGGCGAGCGCCGAGCCGGGGACGCGGGCAGAAGAACGCATGATGGCGGGGGACGCGAGGGATCCGCGCGCGCGTCCGGCGACCGGGCGCGCGGGGCCCGAGAGCGGGCCCAGTAACGTCCGTCCCGCACATCACTACCTCGCGTCGGTTCCGCGACGGATGCGTCACGGCCCGCCGTGCGAAGATCTCTTCGTCCCGCGGGCCGTCGCGACCGGGCCGTCGCGACCGGGCCGTCGCGACCGGGCCGTGGCGGCGCCCGGGGTGCGCTCAGCGGTCGAGCACGAGCACGGTGAACGAGCCCGCGACCATCGCCGGCCGGGGGTGCGGCCGGGCCGCCGTGGACGCCGGCGCCGGGCCGTACCGCGCGACCGGCACGTACACCCGGTGCGTGCGCGCGTCGAGCGCTATCGTCTTCCCGCCCGGGCCGGTGGCGACCGTCGCGGGCGCGAGCGCGCCGTCGTCGGTGGCGACGACGGTCAGTGTGCCGTCACGCGCGGAGGCCAACGCGAGGTGCGTCGCCGGGTCGAACGCCGTCGCGTCGATGTCGTCGCCCGCGGGCACCGTGGTCACGACGCGCCCGGTGCGCGCGTCCACGACGGCCATCCGCCGGTTCGCACAGCCGACGTAGAGCCGCATCGCCGCGGGATCGAGCGCGAGCCCGGTCGGCCCTTCGCAGGGCGCGAGCGGGTAGCGCCCGAGGACCGCGAGCGTACGCGCGTCGAAGGCGACGACCTCGCTCCGGTCCTCGAGGTTGACGAAGACGCGCCCGGACCCGTCGGCCTGCGCGAACTCGGGCCGGCCGCCTAACACCAGCGTGCTGACGACGGTGTCGGCCGCGGCGTCGATCACGGTCGCGGTCGCGCTGCCGCCGTTGAACGCGAACACGCGCCGGGTGCTCGGCTCGTAGAGAATCGCGTCCGGGTTGCGCCCGGTCCCGCGGACGCGGGCGACGGTCGCGAGCGTCTTCAGGTCGAAGACCGTCACGGACGAGTCGCGGCCGTTGCTCACGTAGCCGCGGCCGAGGTCCGCGGCGACGGCGATCCCGTGGACACCCGGCGTGTCGCCGACGTCGCCGACGACGCTGTCGCGGTCGGTGTCGATCACCATGACGTGCGTGGCGCGGCTGACGTAGAGCCGGTGCGCCGCGGTGTCGACGGTCAGGTAGTCCCAGCCGCCCTCGCCGCCCGCGGCGATTCGCCTCACAACGTGGTAGGCGCCGGTCGTCGGCGGCTGCGCGCGGGCCCCGCCGGACGCGGAGGCCAGAGTCGCGGCGCAGACGAGTGCGGGAAATGTCGGACGGGGCACGCGGCGGCTCCGGGTCGGGGCGGACGAGGGGTGGCGGACGGTGGGCGTCAGTGTAGCCGCCGCCCGCCCACCCACCGCCCCACGTGGCCGACTCGTGACCGCGAGGCGGCCGAGTCGTTACGGGCGCGCCGCTACCCGCCCGCCGCTACCGGGCCGCCGCTACCCGAGGAAGCTCGCCAGCCCGCGCGCCTGCGCCTGGTGCCGGAGGCGCGAGATCGCCTTCTCCTTGATCTGCCGCACGCGCTCGCGCGTCACGCCTAACAGCACGCCGATGTCCTCGAGCGTCATCGGCTCGCCGCCGTCGAGGCCGAAGTAGAGGCGCAGGATCTTCGCCTCACGCTCCTTGAGCGAGGCGAGCGACTCCTCGACCGCCTCGGTGAGGGCGCGCTCGAACATCTGCTCATCGGGGGCGGCGCTCTCCTCGTCGGCGAGGTAGTCGAGCAGGCGCGTGTCGTCGCCCGGGGCGCGCGGCGCGTCGAGCGACACGTGTCCCTGCGAGATCGCCACCGTCTTCGCGACCTCGTCCTCGGTCAGGTCCATCCCCTCGGCGATCTCCGCGTGCGTCGCCTCGCGGCCCAGCTCCTGCTGCAGCGCATTCATGCGGCGGCCGACCCGGTGCAGCGCGCCGGCGCGGTTGAGCGGGACGCGCACGATCCGGCTCTGCTCGGCGAGCGCCTGGAGGATCGCCTGACGAATCCACCAGACGGCGTAGGAGATGAACTTGATCCCCTTCGTCTCGTCGAACTTGTGGGCCGCGCGGATGAGGCCGAGGTTGCCTTCGTTGATGAGGTCGGAGAGCGAGACGCCCTGGTTCTGGTACTTCTTCGCGACCGAGACCACGAAGCGCAGGTTGGAGCGCACGAGCGTCTCGAGCGCGCCCTGGTCGCCGTCGCGGATGCGACCCGCGAGCTCGGCCTCCTGCTCGCGCGAGATGAGCGGGAAGACGCTGATGTCGCGGAGGTAGTGGTCGAGGGATCCCTCGTCCGACGCGCGCGTCTTGCGGGGTATGGTCGCTACAGTCATCTGCTCGCTCCTGGCTACCGCGGTGCTCCGCCCTCGGCGCGCGGCGGGTGCGCGTGAGGGTGTCGTACGATGACGACCCGGCGCCCGGCCCCGCTGGACCGGGTGCCGGCACACCGCCGGGAAGGAGGACGGTGTGTGCGGCTGTGTGTGGCGGGATGCTGCGGTGTGACGAACCTGCTACTGCTAAATGCGCAAACCCCGCACAGACCGGCTCACGCGCGGGCCGGCCGTGCGGTTACTGGATGGGGCTGAAGATCCGCGCCCAGCGCACGCGCGTGGCCCACGCAAAGGGCGTCGCGGTGTCGGGGACGTAGCTGTAGTAGACGAAGAGCGGACGGCCGATGACCAGGGAGTCGGCGACGAACCCCCAGTACCGGCTGTCGAGCGAGTTGTCGCGGTTGTCGCCGAGCACGAAGTACTGCCCCGGCGGCACGATGAGCGGCCCCCAGTTGTCGCGCGACGGGTGCGCCGCCGGCTCGGCGAGGGGCAGGAGCGGCGCGTGCCCGTCGCCCGACGGCGGCGCGGACTCGCCGGGCACCGGCGCCGCCGCGGCGGTGCGGACCGCGAAGTGGGTCTGCCACTCGAAGTCGGCGGCGGCGGGGTCCGAGCCGGGCTCCGTGTGCTCGACGTAGCTCTCGGTGCGCGGGACGTTGTTCACGAGGAGCGTGCCCGCGCGCATCGCGACCGTGTCGCCGGGCACGCCGATGACGCGCTTGACGAGGTTCTTGTCCGGATCCTTCGGCCACGTAAAGACGATGACCTGCCCGCGCGTCGGCGCGCGCAGTCGCGGCAGATGTCGCTTCGTGAACGGAAGCTCGGCGCCGTAGCCGAGCTTGTTGACGAGCAGGAAATCGCCAACGAGGATCGTCCGCTCCATGCTCCCGCTCGGGATCTTGTACGCCTCGACGAAAAAGGCGCGGACGAACAGGAACAGCAGGACGGCGAGCGAGCAGACTCTCGCCCACTCGCCCAGAAAGCCGAAGATGCGAGGGCGGGGCCGCCGGTTGGCGCGCGCGAGCGCGTAGGCACGGTCGTCGTCGGAACACCACGCGCCCGCGCCGGCGGCCGGGGCGGCGGAGGGGAGCGCGGCGGCGAGCGGAAGGTCGGCCCCGGTCCCGAGATCCATTACGACGTGGTGGGCGGGTGACAGGCGGGAGGCGAGCGTGCGACGCGCCAGAGCGCGCGCCGCAGCTCACACTAAGAATAAAATCCCGGGGCTTGACAACGTGCAAGCGGACAACCGAGCGCTATAATCAGCGCCCACGTTTTCGTCACGAATCGGTTACGCAGACCCCGCGCGGCAACGACCCGTCACCGACGGATGCCCGCGTCAGTCGGGTGTCCCGAGGTAGTTGTCGATCTGGGCGCGCTGCAGCGTCCCCGAATAGTCGACGTAGCCGACCTTCGTCTCGGAATAGAACTCGTAGACCTCCCAGCCGCCCTCGCGGTGGCCGTTGCCGGTCTGCTTCACGCCGCCGAACGGGAGGTGCGCCTCCGCGCCGATGGTCGGGGCGTTCACGTAGGTGATGCCGTTGTCGAGTTCCTGCAGCGCGCGGAACCCGAGCGCGAGGTCGCGCGTGTAGAGGCTCGACGACAGGCCGTACTTCACGTCGTTGTTGACCGCGAACGCCTCGTCAGCCGAGTCGACGCGGACGACGGAGAGCACGGGGCCGAAGATCTCTTCCTGTTCGAGCCGGCTGCCGGGCTTCACGCCGGTGAAGATGGTCGGCTCGAAGAACCACCCGTGCGCGAGCGCGTCGCCGTCGGCGCGACGGCCGCCCGTAACGAGCGTGGCGCCCTCCTCGTGCCCGATCGCGACGTAGCGCTCGACCTTCTCGCGCGAGGTCTCGTGGATCAGCGGGCCGACGTCAGTCCCCGGCCGCCGCCCGTCGCCGAGGACGAGCGTCTTCGCCCGTTCGGCGAGTCGTTCGACGAAGCGGTCGTGGATGCCGCGCTGAAGGACGAGCCGGCTGGTCGCCGTGCAGCGCTGGCCGGTGGTGCCGAACGCGCCCCAGAGGACGCCTTCGAGCGCGAGGTCGACGTCGGCGTCGTCGAGGACGATCTGCGCGTTCTTGCCGCCCATCTCGAGCGAGAGGCGCTTGTGGGTGCGCCCGCACGCCTCGCCGACGAGCGCGCCGGTTTCGGTCGAGCCGGTGAACGAGACGGCGTCGACGCCCGTGTGCGCGACGATCGCCGCGCCGACGTCGCCCTCGCCGTGCACGAGCTGGATGACTTCCGGCGGCAGGCCGGCCTCGAGCAGAACCTCGACGAACACGTGCCCGGTGTGCGGCACGTCCTCGGCCGGCTTGAACACGCACGCGTTCCCGCAGAGCAGCGCGGGGAACAGCTTCCAGGTCGGGATCGCGAGCGGGAAGTTGAACGGTGTGATGATCCCGCAAACGCCGATTGGGCGGCGGTACGTCATCGCCCACTTGTTTCGCAGCTCGCTCGGCACCGTGTGGCCGAACAGGCGGCGACCCTCGGTCGCCGCGTAGTACGCGGTGTCGATGCCCTCCTGCACGTCGCCGCGCGTCTCGGTGAGCGGCTTGCCCATCTCGCGCGTCATCAGGTCGGCGATCTCGTCCTTGCGTGCGACGAGCAGGTCGCCGGCGCGGCGGAGGACGTCGCCGCGCGCGGGCGCGGGGGTGCGGCACCAATCCTCGAACCCGCGGCGCGCGCTCGCGACGGCACGGGCGACGTCATCGGCACCGGAGCGCGGGAAGCGGCCGATCAGGTCTCGCGTGTCGGCAGGGTTGCGGTTTTCGAAGTACGCGCCCGTCGACGGGGCGGTCCACTGGCCGGCGATGAAGTTTTGAAAGTCGGGCATGGTGCTGGGCCGCGGAGGCGGCGAGGAGGCGACATATTCGGAGGCGCGGACGGCTGCGCGGCGCGGCAATCTACGTGGCGCCCCCGGCGGATCGCGGCGCGTCGAGCCCGCGCCCGACCGACACGCGGCCGCGCGGAACGAACGCGCCCGGACGCCAGTATCGAAGCCCGTCCGGTCTCCCCCCGCCTCCACCGCCTCGTCGTCTCGCTGTGCCTCGACCGATGACATTTCTCAGCGCCGCGACGCGGCGTGTGCCCCGGGCTTCCACGGCCCGGCATGCCCTCGCGTGCCTCGCGGCGGCGATCGTTGCGGTCCCCGCGTTCGCGCAGGCGCGCCCCAAGGCGGGCGCGATCGGCGGCGCCGGCACGCCGGCCCGGGGGAGCGGGCGGCCGACGAGCGGTACCGACGCGCCGCCGCCGCCGGCCGCCGCGGCCCCGACCGGGCAGCGACCGATGGCCGTGTCCGGAGTCGTGTACGACTCGCTCGCCGACGCCCCGCTCGCGCGGGCAACCGTCCAGTTCGTGTCGGAGTCGGACCGCGCGCGCGCGTACAGCGTCGAGACCGACTCACTCGGGCGATACCGACTCCGCAGCGTGCTGCCGGGGCGCTACGTGGCCGGCTTCCTTCACCCCGACCTCGACGCGCTGGGCATCGAGTTGCGCCCCGTCCTCGTCGACTTGCTGCCCGACACCGCCGCGCAGTTCGATTTCGGGGTGCCGGGCTCGCGGACGTTGCTCCCCGCCCTCTGCGGCCCGAACAATCCCGCGGGGCGGAATCCGGCGACGAGCACGGACGAGAGCCTCAACGAGCTGCTGCAGCCCAAGGCGCCGGGCGCGCTTACGGGGTCGGTGCGCGACGCGGAAACGGGTGCGCCGCTGCCGGGCGCGAAGGTGGTGGTGACCTGGAAGGAGATCCGGAGCTCCGGCGGTACGCTCGTGAACGCGAGCCGGCGCGTGCCCGCCGTCGTGCGCGCCGACGGTGGGTTCGTTGCCTGTGGGCTGCCCGCTGACGTCGACCTCGTGGCGAGCGCGGAAGCCCGGGGGCGACACGCGGGGCTCATCGACGTGCGGCTCGGTGCCGGGCGGCTCGAGCGGCGTGACTTCGTCCTCGGTGACTCGGTCGACGCGACCGTCGTGACCATCCCGGACACCACGGCAGCGCGCGCAGGGCGGCTCGCGATCCCGGTGACCGTCGCGCGCGGGCGGGCGCGACTGACGGGCGTCGTTCGCACGCCAGACGGGCGGCCGGTGAACGGCGCGACGGTGTTGGTCTACGGCACCGAAGCGACCGGGAAGACGTCAGAGAATGGCACGTTCGCGCTCTCCGGACTACCCGCGGGCACGTACAGCGCGGAGGTGCGCGCGATCGGCTACGCGCCGAAGCGCGTTGCGGTGAACCTGTCGACCGCGCGCGCCGCGGCCGTGACGATCCCGCTCGACCGGCGCGTGCAGCAGATCCAGGGCGTCGTGGTCCGCGCGGAACGGACGAAGCTCGAGAAGGACTACACGGGCTTCCTCGACCGGATGAAGCACGGGATGGGGCACTACATCACCGAGGACCAGCTCACGATGCGTCAGGCGATCCAATTCACCGACGTGT
The Gemmatimonadetes bacterium T265 genome window above contains:
- a CDS encoding aldehyde dehydrogenase → MPDFQNFIAGQWTAPSTGAYFENRNPADTRDLIGRFPRSGADDVARAVASARRGFEDWCRTPAPARGDVLRRAGDLLVARKDEIADLMTREMGKPLTETRGDVQEGIDTAYYAATEGRRLFGHTVPSELRNKWAMTYRRPIGVCGIITPFNFPLAIPTWKLFPALLCGNACVFKPAEDVPHTGHVFVEVLLEAGLPPEVIQLVHGEGDVGAAIVAHTGVDAVSFTGSTETGALVGEACGRTHKRLSLEMGGKNAQIVLDDADVDLALEGVLWGAFGTTGQRCTATSRLVLQRGIHDRFVERLAERAKTLVLGDGRRPGTDVGPLIHETSREKVERYVAIGHEEGATLVTGGRRADGDALAHGWFFEPTIFTGVKPGSRLEQEEIFGPVLSVVRVDSADEAFAVNNDVKYGLSSSLYTRDLALGFRALQELDNGITYVNAPTIGAEAHLPFGGVKQTGNGHREGGWEVYEFYSETKVGYVDYSGTLQRAQIDNYLGTPD
- the rpoD gene encoding RNA polymerase sigma factor RpoD, with translation MTVATIPRKTRASDEGSLDHYLRDISVFPLISREQEAELAGRIRDGDQGALETLVRSNLRFVVSVAKKYQNQGVSLSDLINEGNLGLIRAAHKFDETKGIKFISYAVWWIRQAILQALAEQSRIVRVPLNRAGALHRVGRRMNALQQELGREATHAEIAEGMDLTEDEVAKTVAISQGHVSLDAPRAPGDDTRLLDYLADEESAAPDEQMFERALTEAVEESLASLKEREAKILRLYFGLDGGEPMTLEDIGVLLGVTRERVRQIKEKAISRLRHQAQARGLASFLG
- a CDS encoding TonB-dependent receptor gives rise to the protein MRSSARVPGSALAAALFCVPPVLVAQAPAPGAVTGRVVDTAGVALPNAVVFVRGTRLGTTSDATGRFRIAAVPAGDYVLVARRVGYASDSATVVVAAGATSARDLRLRASASTLAAVVVRASPRLSETREAALVRRDTAANIVSTLSGDDIRALPNANAAEAAARMPGVSTERDEGEGKFVQVRGTEPRLSNVTIDGAHVPGTEAGNRIPKLDAVPSDLLGAIEISKTLTADMDADAIGGSVNLVTKTPEGRPRGYVALQGGQQTQLSAKQGQTSFTYGGRFGDAERLGVLVGASYDRNNRSIQDLEGGWGVNDGGRSFPVEWDQRDYVYGRTRAGGGGAVDYRFAGGSSVYLRGLYSDFRNFGTRYRYDLATDGNPPTSGTTTDGIGTGTTLTREVSNRTPIERLFGFTAGGRIPAGRLEIDYAGNFSGTRQSVTNYRFNDFTYAGADGSGVPLVYDASNINTPRYRFTNAADSVASLDPANYALSGYSINSGLATGRDDGGQVNALLHYGFGGADAHPSTFKFGVKLRDEHKDYVNTGQRFSYNAPAAGGLTLAQVQSSFTDPDYYGAVAPGFTLGPVPAVGAVARYEDANAGLFTNTTNAARNAVGSFNGGETIYSGYGMNTTDFGPLRVNLGLRLEATHSSYDGNVATRPKGGAYVITNTPGSQNYVDLFPSAQLRYALDAQSNLRLAVTRAIARPNYYDLAPHLQGDVCTSCATNYNNLSAGNPDLKPQHAWNYDLLGERYLPGAGVLSGGIFYKRITDFIYLQNFIYGGPVTDFQGYYGRRPANGGAGHLAGAEVQYTQRLAFLPGALAGVGVDVNWTHVESKVALLNSDGSVARRAQLARQSPNVANLALTYDLGPVSARGSWQYQGASIYSYGDGTRTAGGDTYFYPHGQVDASIIANVTPLVAVQLQGLNLNNEIFGFYQGAPGATYSVQRETYGRSFILGVKYGFGR